From Anopheles arabiensis isolate DONGOLA chromosome 3, AaraD3, whole genome shotgun sequence, a single genomic window includes:
- the LOC120899846 gene encoding asparagine synthetase domain-containing protein CG17486 produces the protein MCGIFCYLCTNNNTSDGELALETCRDRLKNRGPNHDATLWYESRVLFYGSVLWHQGVSLCPQPIETDETVLIFNGDIFQTRKDMQESDTRWLLHSIERCADENAVFKLLVSLRGPFSVVFLRKRENRIYFARDAIGRNSLLLGLVADSGNIFISSVGGLFASSVVQELPPNGLYFIDLKRLNEPNCITLLPWTDDCTQTEQMFGNALTIQLKNELVLPQQRITVQQNFNFHQLLTAADASPPEEGPFETLLKCAAVNNTCNQLLSTLRKSIQERITNTTPFCKLCVASQSSCAHPKVGILFSGGIDCTILALLADEFVPVPVPIELLNVAFEKVNRANVQRSQIDWNVPDRLTGLSTLEELQRIKPNRKWNFVEINISRHELNEQRKTISNLVFPLRNVLDESLGAALWFASKGVGVKGGEPYTSTSRVLLLGSGADELFGGYTRHKTAFDRTLRLHQEKGSTAHMDVAFLKAYEALEEELNLDWRRLPSRNLARDDRVISDNGVTPRTPYLQEDFIALVRSLKASQRCYHPLGPGIGDKLVLRLCAYKLGLKQASVLRKRALQFGSRIADRKQNATDRSAYLED, from the exons ATGTGCGGAATATTTTGCTACCTTTGCACAAACAACAATACTTCAGATGGGGAACTGGCA CTGGAAACGTGCAGGGACCGTCTCAAGAATCGTGGCCCCAATCACGATGCTACCCTGTGGTACGAATCAAGAGTGCTCTTTTATGGATCCGTGCTGTGGCACCAGGGCGTATCGTTATGTCCCCAGCCCATTGAAACAGATGAAACGGTGCTCATCTTCAATGGCGACATTTTCCAGACCAGAAAAGATATGCAAGAGAGTGACACGCGTTGGCTTCTCCACAGCATTGAACGATGTGCGGATGAAAACGCCGTTTTTAAACTGTTGGTTAGCTTGCGCGGTCCATTTAGTGTAGTTTTTCTAAGAAAGCGCGAAAACCGAATTTACTTTGCGCGTGATGCGATCGGTCGAAACTCGTTGCTTCTTGGACTTGTTGCAGATAGTGGAAATATATTCATCTCAAGCGTTGGAG GACTTTTTGCTTCCAGTGTCGTGCAAGAACTACCTCCAAATGGGCTTTACTTTATCGATTTGAAGCGATTAAATGAGCCGAACTGCATCACCCTGCTGCCATGGACAGACGATTGTACGCAGACAGAGCAGATGTTTGGTAACGCACtaacaattcaattaaaaaatgagCTTGTACTCCCGCAACAACGAATTACTGTACAG caaaatttcaatttccaccAACTGCTGACTGCTGCCGATGCATCACCACCGGAAGAAGGCCCTTTCGAAACACTGTTAAAGTGCGCTGCTGTTAACAATACGTGCAATCAACTACTTTCCACGCTGCGTAAATCAATCCAGGAGCGTATTACAAACACCACACCGTTTTGCAAGCTGTGCGTAGCAAGTCAATCGTCATGTGCGCATCCAAAGGTGGGAATTTTGTTTTCAGGTGGAATCGATTGCACGATCCTAGCACTGTTAGCGGATGAATTTGTACCCGTACCCGTTCCGATCGAGCTGTTGAATGTGGCCTTTGAAAAGGTGAACCGCGCAAATGTACAACGCTCACAAATTGATTGGAACGTGCCGGATCGATTGACCGGACTATCTACGCTAGAGGAACTGCAACGCATTAAACCCAATCg AAAATGGAATTTTGTAGAGATAAACATCTCTCGGCACGAGTTAAATGAGCAAAGGAAAACGATTTCTAATCTCGTGTTCCCGTTGCGAAATGTGTTGGATGAATCGTTGGGTGCTGCCCTTTGGTTTGCTTCGAAGGGCGTTGGAGTGAAAGGCGGAGAACCGTACACGAGCACTAGCCGG GTACTATTATTAGGCTCAGGTGCCGATGAACTATTCGGCGGATACACAAGACACAAAACAGCGTTCGATCGAACCCTTCGGCTGCATCAAGAGAAAGGTTCGACCGCACACATGGACGTCGCTTTCCTGAAAGCTTACGAAGCGTTAGAGGAAGAGCTGAATTTAGACTGGCGGCGCTTGCCAAGCAGAAATTTGGCACGTGATGATAGGGTAATCAGCGACAATGGAGTCACACCCAGGACTCCGTATCTGCAGGAAGATTTCATCGCGTTAGTACGTTCCTTGAAAGCGTCCCAGCGCTGTTACCATCCCTTGGGACCGGGGATAGGGGACAAGCTCGTACTACGCTTGTGTGCCTACAAACTCGGCCTAAAGCAAGCAAGCGTGTTAAGAAAGCGTGCTTTACAATTCGGCTCCAGAATAGCCGATCGAAAGCAGAATGCAACGGACCGGTCTGCATACTTGGAAGACTAA
- the LOC120899845 gene encoding RNA cytidine acetyltransferase: MVKKKIDNRIRVMIENGVKLGHRTMFVIVGNKARDQVPILYDILTKASVKARPTVLWCYKNKDEAISNHGKKRAKKIQSGKIDINESDLFDAFRVATTIHGRYYKDTHTILGKTYGVCVLQDFEALTPNLMARTVETVEGGGLIILLLKTISSLKQLYTMSMDVHKRYRTEAHQNVTCRFNERLILSLADCSRCLLVNDDLTVLPLSSRTADVKPIDVASIENVQSEQLAELKESLADAPPAGPLVNLCRTYDQAKAVAQFIDALAEKQLKPPTSLTAGRGRGKSAAMGLAIAGSIAFGYVNVYVTSPSPENLITLFEFILKGFDVLEYQEHTDYTIIRSTNPNFNKAIIRINITRNNRQTIQYVSPTDAHLLNAADLLIIDEAAAIPLPMVRAMLGPYLVFMASTINGYEGTGRSLSLKLLSQLQKETNAPLPIKLEESIRYSPGDPVESWLTSLLCLDATIVQNMNSGCPPPDECQLYYVDRDALFSYHKAAETFLQRIVSICVSSHYKNSPNDLQMMSDAPAHHLFCLLGPIVKKNQLPEILVVIQVCLEGEISSTTLANSLVRGMKASGDLIPWNITEQFGDHEFPKLSGARIVRIATHPNYQRMGYGKRALNQLKHYYEGRFPIESDGLGDEQGGDDNGIETIDDDEVDLLKEVITPRKKIPTLLKALTERKPEMLDYLGTSYGLTGELLRFWKSQKFVPVYLSQKENELTGEHSCIMLCPINSTVERVETNEWLNDYFLDFRRRVLKLLGKSFNKFTTSLALSLLENKAVKMEGKALTQTTIDEVFLPHDVQRLEMYIHNQVEYKLIMDLTSDLASLYFQGKMSGAHIETLHKAILLGCGLQHKTIDKLMEELNMPSNQVLAKFYDCVKKLTNYILRTMESTIESGMAKPSELNMGENLVPLKQSLDDEFAEDVKTLEKQQKKELAKLKKLNLDQYAIKGTDEEWSKVLSSNKSTIVSIKSGEKRLNENADDSMSAETGDVSAFQKKKAKFGKKQKSRNNKG, translated from the exons ATGGTGAAGAAAAAGATTGACAACCGTATCCGGGTGATGATTGAGAATGGTGTAAAGTTGGGCCATCGAACGATGTTTGTCATTGTGGGCAACAAGGCGCGTGATCAGGTGCCGATACTGTACGACATCCTGACCAAAGCATCGGTTAAAGCACGGCCGACGGTGCTGTGGTGCTACAAAAATAAAGATGAAGCTATTTCGAA CCATGGCAAGAAGCGGGCGAAAAAGATACAGTCCGGCAAGATCGATATCAACGAATCGGACCTGTTCGATGCGTTCCGGGTGGCGACGACGATTCATGGCCGATACTACAAGGATACGCATACCATCCTCGGCAAAACGtacggcgtgtgtgtgctgcaagaTTTTGAAGCCCTGACGCCCAACCTGATGGCCCGGACCGTGGAAACGGTCGAGGGAGGTGGGCTGATCATTTTGCTGCTGAAAACGATTTCCTCCCTCAAGCAGCTGTACACGATGAGCATGGACGTGCACAAACGCTACCGGACGGAGGCGCACCAGAACGTGACGTGTCGGTTCAACGAGCGGCTTATTCTCTCGTTGGCCGACTGTTCGCGCTGCTTGCTGGTGAATGACGACTTAACTGTGCTGCCGCTGTCGTCCCGTACCGCGGACGTGAAGCCGATCGACGTTGCGTCGATCGAAAACGTACAGAGCGAACAGCTGGCAGAGCTGAAGGAAAGTCTGGCGGATGCGCCACCGGCCGGACCGTTGGTGAACCTGTGCCGAACGTACGATCAGGCGAAGGCGGTGGCACAGTTTATCGATGCGCTGGCGGAGAAGCAGCTGAAACCGCCCACCTCGCTGACCGCCGGCCGTGGTCGTGGTAAATCGGCCGCCATGGGGCTTGCCATTGCCGGATCGATTGCGTTCGGATACGTAAATGTGTACGTAACGTCGCCATCGCCGGAAAATTTGATCACCCTGTTCGAGTTCATACTGAAAGGGTTCGATGTGCTGGAGTACCAGGAGCATACGGATTATACCATCATTCGTTCGACGAATCCCAACTTTAACAAGGCCATTATTCGCATCAACATAACGCGCAATAATCGTCAAACGATTCAATACGTTTCGCCGACCGATGCGCATCTGCTGAATGCTGCCGATTTGCTGATCATTGACGAAGCGGCAGCCATTCCGCTGCCAATGGTAAGAGCAATGCTAGGACCGTACCTGGTCTTTATGGCTTCTACCATCAACGGGTACGAGGGAACGGGACGCTCGCTTAGCTTGAAGCTGCTGTCGCAACTGCAGAAGGAAACGAATGCACCACTTCCG ATCAAGCTGGAGGAATCAATCCGTTACAGCCCAGGTGATCCCGTGGAATCGTGGTTGACATCGCTGCTCTGCCTCGACGCAACGATTGTACAGAATATGAATTCCGGTTGTCCACCGCCGGACGAGTGTCAGCTGTACTACGTGGATAGAGATGCACTGTTTTCCTACCACAAGGCAGCGGAAACGTTCCTTCAGCGCATTGTTTCTATCTGCGTATCGTCGCACTACAAAAACAGCCCAAACGATTTGCAGATGATGAGCGATGCACCCGCCCATCATCTGTTCTGTTTGCTAGGTCCGATCGTGAAGAAAAATCAGCTGCCAGAAATTCTGGTCGTAATACAGGTGTGCCTGGAGGGAGAAATTTCCTCCACAACGCTGGCCAACTCGCTGGTACGCGGCATGAAAGCGTCCGGCGATTTGATTCCGTGGAACATTACGGAACAGTTTGGCGATCATGAGTTCCCGAAGCTGTCCGGGGCACGAATCGTACGCATAGCGACACATCCCAACTATCAACGC ATGGGCTATGGAAAGCGTGCCCTGAATCAGTTGAAGCATTACTATGAGGGAAGATTTCCAATCGAGTCGGATGGTCTGGGTGATGAGCAAGGAGGGGACGACAATGGTatcgaaacgatcgatgacgATGAGGTTGATCTACTGAAAGAGGTCATAACACCGAGAAAGAAAATTCCGACCCTGCTCAAAGCACTGACCGAACGAAAGCCAGAGATGCTGGACTACCTCGGTACGTCTTATGGTTTGACAGGCGAACTGCTGCGTTTTTGGAAGAGCCAAAAGTTTGTTCCCGTATACCTTAGCCAAAAGGAAAACGAACTGACCGGAGAACATTCGTGCATCATGCTCTGTCCCATCAACTCCACCGTTGAGCGGGTCGAAACGAATGAGTGGTTAAATGACTACTTTCTCGACTTTCGCCGGCGTGTGTTGAAACTGCTGGGCAAGTCTTTTAACAAATTTACCACCAGCTTGGCACTTTCACTGCTCGAGAATAAGGCAGTAAAGATGGAAGGAAAAG CGCTGACGCAAACGACTATCGATGAGGTTTTTCTACCGCACGATGTACAGCGCCTGGAGATGTACATCCACAATCAGGTAGAGTACAAGCTCATCATGGACCTGACATCCGATCTGGCGTCGCTGTACTTTCAAGGCAAGATGAGCGGTGCACATATCGAGACGCTCCACAAGGCAATTCTGCTCGGGTGTGGCTTGCAGCATAAGACGATCGATAAACTGATGGAAGAGTTAAATATGCCCAGCAATCAGGTGCTGGCAAAGTTTTACGATTGCGTCAAAAAGCTCACCAATTACATTCTGCGCACGATGGAGAGCACGATCGAGAGTGGCATGGCGAAACCGAGCGAGTTGAACATGGGAGAAAATCTGGTCCCACTGAAGCAGAGCCTCGACGATGAGTTTGCGGAAGATGTGAAAACGCTGGagaagcagcaaaagaaagagTTGGCTAAGCTGAAAAAGCTTAACCTAGATCAGTATGCCATCAAGGGTACGGACGAAGAGTGGAGCAAAGTTCTATCGAGCAACAAATCAACGATAGTGTCTATCAAAAG TGGAGAAAAGCGGCTGAACGAGAATGCCGACGATTCGATGAGTGCCGAAACAGGCGATGTTTCCGCATTTCAAAAGAAGAAAGCCAAGTtcggcaaaaaacaaaagtctCGCAATAATAAGGGCTAA
- the LOC120899848 gene encoding partitioning defective 6 homolog beta — translation MSKSKTAHPKIDSDRVEIKSKFDAEFRRWSVKRSEQHSFEEFQSLIERLHKLDRSQLLVSYIDPRDNDLLPINNDDNFGRALTTARPLLRVIIQKKGDSIEERTGYGTIRPRNLISSILGQTPVKPKGLAISNPHDFRQVSAIIDVDIVPDTCRRVRLLKHGSEKPLGFYIRDGTSVRVTANGLEKLPGIFISRLVPGGLAESTGLLAVNDEVLEVNGIEVLGKTLDQVTDMMVANSSNLIITVKPANQRTLAPPRRGSFSRNSQLSGGSHQSQHTTGSDENDQDDQDEVVDLIEAVTLEESNLISQKDGVLHL, via the exons ATGtcgaaaagcaaaacagcgCATCCAAAAATCGACAGCGATCGTGTAGAAATTAAATCGAAG TTTGATGCTGAATTCCGACGATGGTCCGTAAAACGTTCCGAGCAGCATTCCTTCGAAGAGTTCCAGTCGCTAATCGAGCGGCTACATAAGCTGGACCGCTCCCAGCTACTCGTTTCCTACATCGATCCGCGGGATAACGATTTGCTACCGATCAACAATGACGACAATTTTGGTAGGGCGCTCACAACGGCTCGGCCCTTGCTGCGCGTGATTATACAGAAGAAAG GTGACAGTATCGAAGAGCGAACGGGTTACGGTACCATTCGGCCCCGAAATCTCATCAGCAGCATTCTTGGACAAACTCCAGTAAAACCGAAAGGTTTGGCGATATCTAATCCGCACGATTTTCGACAG GTATCTGCTATCATCGATGTAGACATCGTCCCGGATACATGCCGACGTGTCCGTCTGCTGAAGCATGGTAGTGAAAAGCCGTTGGGATTTTACATTCG CGATGGCACATCGGTGCGTGTAACGGCTAATGGGTTGGAAAAGCTGCCCGGTATCTTTATCTCTCGGCTCGTGCCCGGTGGTCTGGCCGAAAGTACGGGCCTGCTGGCGGTGAACGACGAGGTGCTGGAGGTAAACGGTATCGAGGTGCTGGGCAAAACGCTGGATCAAGTGACGGACATGATGGTAGCGAACAGCTCAAACCTCATCATCACGGTCAAGCCCGCCAACCAGCGTACCCTAGCGCCGCCCCGTCGCGGATCGTTCTCGCGCAATAGTCAGCTATCCGGTGGATCGCACCAGTCGCAACATACCACGGGTTCGGACGAGAACGATCAGGACGATCAGGATGAGGTGGTGGATCTGATCGAAGCAGTCACGCTAGAGGAGAGCAATCTCATCTCCCAGAAGGATGGTGTGTTGCATTTGTAA
- the LOC120899847 gene encoding transcription initiation factor TFIID subunit 7: protein MPDKPVKQDSKKDDGAELETQIIMRMPKEPAAALREAIQSGANNLKDRLFIRLENELRYGEVRFDHWLLHAKVVDLPTIIESLKTIDSKNFYKTADICQMMICKEEPEQQSAEEESPNKNKKKDPNKVDKKFLWPHGVTPPCKNIRKRRFRKTLKKKYVEAPEIEKEVKRLLRVDNEAVNVKWELITEDEDPNKPSPGSGNEAGAPHKSPSKNTKKGEHNKDVGEHDIFGEEVSDSDEEDNPINKNIDLDETSRLSAEAEDSRLSDSCSYQGTQQERDRNPALEFNKSMFSGAGSSSGYRAARRPDTGASSAGGSKSMSFFQGDNSSRLDSDNDSNDMPLGGFGNSQNSNANSATASTNNNARVYELQRQISDLKTQRNQKEQEIRTIENQTLRQRLQDKLDSLLMEIQDKEKEILDLQSGEKYSLD from the exons ATGCCCGATAAACCCGTAAAACAGGATAGCAAAAAGGACGATGGAGCGGAGCTGGAAACGCAGATCATCATGCGAATGCCGAAG GAACCTGCTGCGGCGTTGCGCGAAGCGATACAAAGTGGAGCCAACAACCTGAAGGATCGGCTCTTCATTCGGCTGGAAAATGAGCTGCGCTATGGCGAGGTTCGATTTGACCATTGGTTGCTTCACGCGAAGGTGGTCGATCTTCCCACGATCATTGAGTCGTTAAAAACGATCGACTCGAAAAATTTCTACAAAACAGCGGACATATGTCAGATG ATGATTTGCAAGGAGGAACCCGAACAGCAATCGGCTGAAGAGGAATCAcccaacaagaacaaaaagaaggacCCGAACAAGGTAGACAAGAAGTTCCTGTGGCCGCACGGCGTGACGCCGCCGTGCAAAAACATACGCAAGCGCCGTTTTCGCAAAACGCTGAAGAAAAAGTACGTCGAAGCACCGGAAATCGAGAAAGAAGTGAAGCGTTTGCTGCGCGTCGACAACGAGGCGGTCAACGTGAAGTGGGAACTGATCACCGAGGACGAGGATCCGAACAAACCGTCGCCGGGTTCGGGTAACGAGGCAGGGGCACCGCACAAGAGCCCCtcgaaaaacacgaaaaagggAGAGCACAACAAGGACGTGGGCGAGCATGACATCTTCGGCGAGGAAGTGTCCGACTCGGACGAGGAGGATAATCCGATCAACAAAAACATCGATCTGGACGAAACGAGCCGACTGTCGGCAGAGGCCGAAGACAGTCGGCTGTCAGATTCCTGCTCCTACCAGGGAACGCAACAGGAGCGCGACAGGAACCCGGCACTGGAGTTCAACAAGAGCATGTTCAGTGGAGCCGGTTCCAGTAGTGGATATAGGGCGGCCCGGCGACCTGACACAGGGGCGAGCAGTGCGGGCGGATCGAAGTCGATGTCATTCTTCCAGGGAGATAATAGTTCGCGTTTGGATTCCGACAACGATTCGAATGACATGCCGCTCGGTGGTTTCGGCAACAGTCAGAACAGCAATGCCAATAGTGCTACGGCCAGCACGAACAACAACGCCCGCGTCTATGAGCTGCAGCGCCAGATAAGCGACCTGAAGACGCAACGTAATCAAAAGGAGCAGGAAATTCGCACCATCGAGAACCAAACGCTGCGCCAGCGTTTGCAGGACAAGCTTGACAGCTTGCTGATGGAAATCCAAGACAAGGAGAAAGAG ATCCTTGACCTTCAATCGGGGGAAAAATATAGCCTGGATTGA